The following proteins are co-located in the Streptococcus downei MFe28 genome:
- the liaF gene encoding cell wall-active antibiotics response protein LiaF, protein MKKFQFFLLVEALLLCMALLTILSKSLTAFVLILVLTLLALLFFNKDNRGSFLLTVSSLFLFMIFMLNPYMIAAVLLTVAYTIINHFSEVKHRNRYAVLEFEKDNLVAKPQPNQWIGASRHISQDFYTFDDINVIRISGSDTIDLRKLIVTGRDNVVIIRKIYGPTRILVPRDVAVKLDVSAIYASVSYLGFPEYDLRNQSIKLEQKDDQELLRSVKVVVNIFAGSVEVVRA, encoded by the coding sequence ATGAAAAAATTTCAATTTTTCTTGTTGGTTGAGGCCCTGCTTTTATGCATGGCCCTGCTGACAATCCTGTCCAAGAGCCTGACGGCTTTTGTACTCATTTTGGTCCTGACCCTCCTGGCCCTCCTTTTCTTTAATAAGGACAATCGTGGAAGTTTTCTGCTGACGGTCAGCTCCCTCTTTCTCTTTATGATTTTCATGCTCAATCCCTACATGATTGCGGCGGTCCTACTAACAGTGGCCTATACCATCATCAACCATTTTTCTGAGGTTAAGCACCGCAACCGCTATGCTGTCCTAGAGTTTGAAAAAGATAATTTGGTAGCCAAACCCCAGCCTAACCAATGGATTGGGGCCAGTCGTCATATCAGTCAGGACTTTTATACCTTTGATGATATCAACGTCATCCGCATTAGTGGCTCGGATACCATTGACTTAAGAAAGTTAATCGTTACGGGTCGTGATAATGTTGTGATTATTCGAAAAATCTACGGACCAACCAGGATTCTTGTGCCAAGGGATGTCGCCGTCAAGTTGGATGTTAGTGCCATCTATGCCAGCGTTTCCTATTTGGGCTTTCCCGAATATGATTTGCGCAACCAGTCTATCAAGCTGGAGCAAAAGGATGATCAGGAACTTTTGCGGTCGGTTAAGGTAGTTGTCAACATTTTTGCAGGTTCAGTAGAGGTGGTGCGGGCATGA
- a CDS encoding response regulator, with translation MDKTKIILVDDHEMVRLGLKSFFNMQPDIEVVGEADNGKDGVEMALNLRPDVVVMDLVMPEMDGVEATLAILKEWKAAKILVLTSYLDNEKIYPVIEAGAKGYMLKTSSAAEILNSIRKVAQGQVAIETEVDQKIKYHDQHPDLHDDLTARERDVLALLAKGYDNQTIADELFISLKTVKTHVSNILAKLNVEDRTQAVVYAFQHNLVPQEEQ, from the coding sequence ATGGACAAGACTAAAATTATTCTGGTTGATGACCACGAGATGGTGCGACTAGGCTTGAAGAGTTTCTTTAATATGCAGCCAGACATTGAAGTTGTTGGTGAGGCTGATAATGGCAAGGATGGGGTTGAGATGGCTTTGAATTTGCGCCCAGATGTAGTCGTAATGGACCTGGTTATGCCTGAGATGGATGGCGTCGAGGCTACTCTAGCTATTCTCAAAGAATGGAAGGCGGCCAAGATCCTCGTGTTAACCTCCTACCTGGATAATGAAAAAATTTACCCCGTGATTGAGGCTGGGGCCAAGGGCTATATGCTCAAGACCTCTAGTGCCGCCGAGATTCTAAACAGTATTCGTAAGGTTGCCCAAGGTCAAGTGGCCATTGAGACTGAGGTGGATCAAAAAATTAAATACCACGACCAACACCCAGACCTGCATGACGATTTAACGGCCCGAGAACGTGACGTTCTGGCCCTTCTGGCCAAGGGTTATGACAATCAGACTATTGCTGATGAGCTCTTTATCTCACTCAAGACAGTCAAGACCCACGTCTCCAACATCTTGGCCAAACTCAATGTCGAAGATCGCACCCAAGCAGTTGTCTATGCCTTCCAGCACAATCTGGTCCCTCAAGAGGAGCAATAA
- a CDS encoding sensor histidine kinase, with product MKRNDFLLIFLYVCVTVGFIIFIIFDSLNLDSRLVFADPRVLEQFVFSVVLLMFSVSFLLILVWLIVDDNSKRQLNKSLRRIINNQAVGKQPESEVGKNIERLSKQMARITANLQKTENAYISNSRTIVTQERKRIARDLHDTVSQELFASSMMLSGLAQNLDNLDKSQLKEQLDLIETTLISAQNDLRVMLLHLRPTELQGRTLSEGISILLKELKDKSNIQTVFKEDVDQLPKVIEDNLFRIAQEFISNTLKHAQASRLEVYLYQSENEVQFKMIDNGKGFDMDASRELSYGLKNIQDRVDDLAGTMIMLSSKGKGVSMDIRLPILDNLDKNQEEKAEDENDGQD from the coding sequence ATGAAAAGAAATGATTTTCTCCTGATTTTCCTCTATGTCTGTGTGACGGTCGGCTTCATCATCTTTATTATTTTTGATAGCCTCAATTTGGATAGTAGGTTGGTCTTTGCTGACCCTAGGGTTCTGGAGCAGTTCGTTTTTTCCGTTGTCCTGCTCATGTTTTCTGTTAGCTTCCTCTTGATTTTAGTCTGGCTGATTGTTGATGACAATAGTAAACGCCAGCTCAACAAGAGCTTGCGGCGGATTATCAATAACCAAGCGGTGGGTAAGCAACCAGAGTCTGAGGTTGGCAAGAATATCGAGCGTCTGTCCAAGCAAATGGCTAGAATAACAGCCAATTTGCAGAAAACTGAAAACGCCTATATCTCCAATAGCCGAACCATTGTCACCCAGGAGCGCAAGCGGATTGCCAGAGATTTGCACGATACGGTCAGCCAGGAGCTCTTTGCCTCCTCCATGATGCTTTCGGGGCTTGCCCAGAATTTGGATAATCTTGATAAGAGTCAGCTTAAGGAGCAACTTGACCTGATTGAAACGACCCTAATCAGTGCCCAAAATGATCTGCGGGTTATGCTCCTGCACCTAAGGCCAACTGAATTGCAAGGGCGGACGCTCTCTGAAGGGATTTCCATCCTTCTCAAGGAGCTAAAGGACAAGAGTAATATCCAGACAGTCTTTAAGGAGGATGTCGACCAACTGCCTAAGGTGATTGAGGATAATCTCTTCAGAATTGCTCAAGAGTTCATCTCTAATACCCTTAAGCATGCCCAGGCTAGTCGTTTGGAGGTTTACCTCTACCAGAGCGAAAATGAAGTACAGTTTAAGATGATTGACAATGGGAAAGGCTTTGATATGGATGCCAGCCGTGAGCTCAGTTACGGCCTGAAAAACATTCAGGATCGGGTTGACGATTTAGCGGGCACCATGATCATGCTCTCTAGTAAGGGCAAGGGCGTTTCCATGGATATTCGCCTGCCAATACTAGATAATTTAGATAAGAACCAAGAAGAGAAAGCTGAGGACGAAAACGATGGACAAGACTAA
- a CDS encoding Stp1/IreP family PP2C-type Ser/Thr phosphatase: MEIALRTDIGQKRSDNQDFINQFYNKSGIPLIILADGMGGHRAGNIASELTVTDLGKIWEETDFSDLTQIRDWMIDSIEKENHKIYELGQEESYRGMGTTIEAVSVVDNAALYAHLGDSRIGLIRNGHYQQLTTDHSLVNELLRAGQITEEEAAVHPQKNIITQSIGQQGPIELDLGVQQLEPGDFILMNSDGLTNMISSDTIVNVLMADDGGLKEKAEELVDRANKAGGLDNITVGLLHVEGEATL, encoded by the coding sequence ATGGAAATTGCTCTGCGGACTGATATCGGCCAAAAGCGCTCTGATAATCAGGATTTTATCAATCAATTTTATAATAAGTCAGGTATTCCCCTCATCATCTTAGCCGATGGGATGGGAGGACACCGCGCTGGTAATATTGCTAGTGAATTGACCGTTACCGATTTGGGAAAAATTTGGGAGGAGACCGACTTCTCCGATTTGACACAAATTCGGGACTGGATGATTGATAGCATTGAAAAAGAAAATCATAAAATTTATGAACTCGGTCAAGAAGAATCCTACCGAGGAATGGGGACAACCATTGAGGCCGTTTCGGTTGTGGATAATGCTGCCCTCTATGCCCACCTTGGGGATTCTCGGATTGGCCTCATCAGAAATGGTCACTATCAACAGTTGACGACGGACCATTCCCTGGTTAACGAGCTCCTTCGGGCTGGTCAAATTACCGAGGAAGAAGCCGCTGTCCACCCTCAAAAAAATATCATTACCCAATCCATCGGCCAACAAGGGCCGATTGAACTTGACTTAGGAGTTCAACAATTGGAGCCAGGCGATTTTATTCTAATGAATAGTGATGGCTTGACCAATATGATTTCTAGCGACACCATCGTCAATGTCCTCATGGCTGACGATGGAGGCTTGAAGGAAAAAGCTGAAGAATTAGTAGATCGAGCCAACAAGGCTGGAGGCCTAGATAATATTACCGTGGGCTTGCTTCACGTAGAAGGTGAGGCTACCTTATGA
- the pknB gene encoding Stk1 family PASTA domain-containing Ser/Thr kinase, producing the protein MIQIGKLFAGRYRILKSIGRGGMADVYLANDLILEGEEVAIKVLRTNYQTDQVAVTRFQREARAMAELSHPNIVSIRDIGEEDGQQFLVMEYVDGSDLKHYIQDKAPLSNSEVVRIMEEVLSAMTLAHEKGIIHRDLKPQNILLTKDGTVKVTDFGIAVAFAETSLTQTNSMLGSVHYLSPEQARGSKATVQSDIYAMGIMLFEMLTGHIPYDGDSAVTIALQHFQKPLPSIREINPAVPQALENVVIKATAKRLTDRYQSTYEMSRDLMSSLSYNRSREAKLVFSDVADTKTLPKIDTNTANASTEQLLKATDKKSKAKAPAKAAPKKKVKPKRKHKASVYSKVAIALVLGIIVLVAFLMLRNPSSINVPDVSGQDLATARMTIKKSGLKVGQVIKVESDSVDKGKVVRTDPAAGTSKKEGSSVDIYVSGNGSSFKMKDYTGKSIDSVKKELESDYGVKESQIEVTEVSTSDYDEGTIISQSPSKGDKFDTSGDDTIKFTVAVSGSTTMPNLTGMTYSQAVSTLTAIGVKSSRIKIYSSSTGAETSPSSSSIISGQTPYYGASLDLSSSDDIILYVQDASSSSSSSSSSSSSGQSSSSNSQPDNQVPDSSSTDEKQSGSE; encoded by the coding sequence ATGATTCAGATTGGCAAATTATTTGCTGGTCGCTATCGCATTCTCAAGTCCATCGGTCGGGGTGGTATGGCAGATGTTTATTTGGCCAACGACCTGATTTTAGAAGGAGAAGAAGTCGCCATAAAGGTACTTCGGACCAACTATCAGACTGACCAGGTTGCCGTGACACGTTTTCAGCGGGAAGCGCGGGCCATGGCAGAACTCAGCCATCCCAACATTGTCTCTATCAGAGATATTGGGGAAGAAGATGGGCAGCAATTCCTAGTCATGGAATATGTTGATGGCTCAGACCTCAAGCACTATATACAAGATAAGGCGCCTCTTTCTAATTCTGAAGTTGTCAGGATTATGGAAGAAGTCCTCTCGGCTATGACCCTGGCCCACGAAAAGGGCATCATTCACCGAGACCTCAAGCCACAAAATATTCTCTTAACCAAGGATGGAACAGTCAAGGTAACAGACTTCGGGATTGCCGTGGCCTTTGCGGAGACCAGCCTGACCCAGACCAATTCCATGCTGGGAAGTGTCCACTACCTCTCGCCTGAGCAGGCACGTGGCTCTAAAGCGACGGTTCAGTCTGACATCTATGCTATGGGAATTATGCTCTTTGAAATGTTGACAGGGCATATCCCTTATGATGGCGATAGTGCCGTCACCATTGCCCTCCAGCATTTCCAAAAGCCCCTGCCTTCGATTAGAGAAATTAATCCGGCAGTCCCACAGGCCCTGGAAAATGTTGTCATCAAGGCAACTGCTAAAAGGTTAACCGACCGCTATCAATCGACCTATGAAATGAGTCGAGACCTCATGTCTAGCCTCAGCTATAATCGTAGTCGAGAAGCCAAGCTGGTCTTTAGCGATGTGGCCGATACCAAGACCCTACCTAAGATTGATACCAATACTGCCAATGCTTCTACTGAGCAATTACTCAAGGCAACCGATAAAAAATCAAAAGCCAAGGCTCCTGCCAAAGCTGCTCCCAAGAAGAAGGTTAAGCCCAAGCGTAAGCACAAGGCTAGTGTTTATAGCAAGGTTGCCATTGCCCTGGTTCTAGGGATAATTGTCCTTGTTGCCTTTCTCATGTTGCGCAATCCATCCTCTATAAATGTTCCAGACGTTTCTGGCCAGGATTTGGCAACCGCTCGGATGACTATCAAGAAGTCTGGCCTCAAGGTTGGTCAGGTCATCAAGGTAGAGAGCGATTCGGTTGATAAGGGGAAGGTAGTTCGGACCGACCCAGCCGCTGGGACTTCTAAAAAAGAGGGAAGTTCTGTTGACATCTATGTTTCTGGTAACGGAAGTAGCTTCAAAATGAAGGACTATACCGGTAAATCAATTGATTCGGTCAAAAAAGAATTAGAGTCAGATTACGGTGTCAAGGAATCTCAAATTGAGGTCACAGAAGTGTCCACCTCCGATTATGATGAGGGAACCATCATCAGTCAGAGCCCTTCTAAGGGGGATAAATTTGATACCTCGGGTGACGATACCATCAAATTTACCGTTGCCGTTTCTGGGTCAACCACCATGCCTAACCTAACGGGAATGACCTATTCTCAAGCGGTCTCTACCTTAACGGCTATCGGTGTTAAATCCTCACGGATCAAGATTTATTCCTCATCAACAGGAGCAGAGACCTCCCCATCATCTTCTAGTATTATTTCTGGTCAGACCCCTTATTATGGGGCTAGTCTAGACTTATCCTCTAGCGATGATATTATTCTATATGTACAGGACGCTTCGTCAAGCTCTTCTAGCTCGTCAAGTAGCTCGTCGTCCGGTCAATCAAGTTCTTCAAATAGTCAACCAGACAATCAGGTACCAGACTCAAGTTCGACCGATGAAAAACAGTCGGGTAGCGAATAG